One window of Perca flavescens isolate YP-PL-M2 chromosome 6, PFLA_1.0, whole genome shotgun sequence genomic DNA carries:
- the LOC114557658 gene encoding nuclear factor 7, brain-like has product MATACSFLSEDQFQCSICLDVFTEPVSIPCGHNFCKSCLTRHWEGKEQCQCPLCNAKFNKGLKLCVNTAFREVVENFKEHNIIANNYSPVKPGQVPCDCCLGNKFKASKTCLVCLASYCETHLEPHQRVPALKRHKLTNPVHNLEDKICKKHNRMLELFCRNDQACVCVLCTEHSSHDMVPLEEAYVDKRVHMGKKKTEVREMKHKRGKRAQKTKVTVQTKRKGKYEVMAKNVGMNQIQASLSHQFNRHGYYPGNREFPEGRFYREVQAEENTGGLDIEELMRGMRTFILYPRNENWVIRLGTDTNCNALHEVPVHLFLIRKPERVVVFVDYDAGLVSFVDADTATLVYFFTGCKFNESMYLFYSHSPTKKNSWGKKLQMGVQKIKEWSQLPDTKFCLLCIVFVFVLVVCISIAVSEHVLNHEKK; this is encoded by the coding sequence ATGGCCACGGCCTGCAGTTTCCTGTCTGAAGATCAGTTCCAgtgctccatctgtctggatgttTTTACCGAGCCTGTTTCAATTCCATGTGGACACAACTTCTGCAAGTCCTGTCTCACCAGGCACTGGGAGGGCAAAGAGCAGTGTCAGTGTCCACTGTGCAACGCAAAGTTCAACAAAGGGCTCAAACTTTGTGTCAACACTGCATTCAGGGAGGTGGTGGAGAATTTCAAGGAACACAATATTATAGCTAACAATTATTCCCCAGTCAAACCAGGACAGGTGCCATGTGACTGCTGCCTTGGCAACAAGTTCAAAGCCTCTAAAACCTGTTTGGTTTGCTTGGCCTCTTATTGTGAAACGCACCTAGAGCCTCATCAGAGAGTTCCAGCtttaaagagacacaaactGACTAATCCTGTGCATAACCTGGAGGACAAAATATGCAAGAAACACAACAGGATGTTGGAGCTCTTCTGCAGGAATGACCaggcatgtgtttgtgtcctgtgtACAGAACATAGCTCTCATGATATGGTCCCTTTAGAGGAAGCATATGTCGACAAGAGGGTTCACATGGggaagaaaaagacagaagtGCGGGAAATGAAACATAAGCGTGGAAAGAGGGCTCAGAAGACAAAAGTGACAGTGCAGACCAAGAGAAAAGGCAAATATGAAGTGATGGCAAAAAATGTAGGCATGAATCAAATACAAGCGTCTCTCTCACACCAATTCAACAGACATGGCTATTATCCAGGAAACAGGGAGTTTCCTGAAGGAAGATTCTACCGTGAGGTTCAGGCCGAAGAGAATACCGGCGGCTTGGATATAGAAGAGTTGATGCGTGGGATGAGGACATTTATACTTTACCCCAGGAATGAAAACTGGGTCATAAGGTTAGGAACTGACACCAACTGCAATGCTCTACATGAGGTCCCAGTCCACCTCTTCTTGATTAGGAAACCTGAGAGAGTCGTTGTGTTTGTAGACTATGACGCTGGATTGGTGTCCTTTGTTGACGCAGACACTGCAACCCTGGTCTACTTTTTTACTGGCTGCAAATTCAACGAGAGCATGTACCTATTCTACAGCCACAGTCCTACAAAGAAAAACAGCTGGGGTAAGAAGCTACAAATGGGAGTTCAGAAGATAAAAGAATGGTCACAACTTCCAGATACCAAATTCTGCTTGCTTTgtattgtctttgtctttgtattAGTTGTTTGTATTAGTATTGCAGTATCAGAACACGTTTTAAATCATGAAAAGAAATAG
- the LOC114557877 gene encoding CCN family member 3, with protein MTNLSQRALFVFFTAQVFTQVWSQVCPRRCQCPKAPPMCLPGVPLILDDCACCLVCARQKGQVCSEANPCDTRKGLQCEYTADVHKRTGICAAHEGDVCVLDGSVYQNGQTFFPSCKYQCMCRNGQIACVPRCTVDVMLPGPDCPMPRRVLVPGECCEKWVCEPQGEASALGGFAMAAYRQEETVRFDNWDPSLNCIEQTTEWGACSQTCGMGVSTRVTNKNRQCEMMKQSRLCMIRPCDDQQDQTQLTQLAPKRGSKCQRMVRSDTAVHLSYKNCTSVQAYKPRYCGSCTDGRCCTPHRTKTAVVEFQCANGKTTRKPVMAILTCACHSHCPRDNAVWQPSELGYSGYRS; from the exons ATGACCAATCTGTCACAGAGAGCTCTTTTTGTCTTCTTTACAGCACAG GTGTTTACTCAAGTCTGGTCACAGGTGTGTCCTCGGCGATGCCAGTGCCCTAAGGCGCCCCCCATGTGTCTCCCTGGGGTGCCTTTGATCCTGGATGACTGCGCCTGCTGCCTGGTGTGTGCCCGTCAGAAAGGGCAGGTCTGCTCTGAAGCGAACCCCTGTGACACACGCAAAGGGCTGCAATGTGAATACACCGCTGACGTCCACAAGAGGACTGGTATCTGTGCCG CTCATGAaggagatgtgtgtgttttggacgGTTCTGTCTATCAGAACGGCCAGACCTTCTTTCCCAGCTGTAAGTACCAGTGTATGTGCCGTAATGGGCAGATCGCTTGTGTGCCGCGCTGCACCGTGGACGTGATGCTGCCCGGGCCGGACTGCCCCATGCCACGCAGGGTCCTGGTGCCTGGAGAGTGCTGCGAGAAGTGGGTGTGTGAGCCCCAGGGCGAGGCCAGTGCACTGGGCGGCTTTGCCATGGCGG CCTATCGTCAGGAGGAAACAGTGAGATTTGACAACTGGGACCCTAGCCTGAACTGCATTGAGCAGACCACAGAGTGGGGCGCCTGCTCTCAAACCTGCGGCATGGGGGTGTCCACCAGGGTCACTAATAAGAATCGCCAGTGTGAGATGATGAAGCAGAGCCGACTGTGTATGATCAGACCCTGTGACGACCAGCAGGACCAGACGCAGCTCACACAGCTTGCACCGAAG CGAGGCAGTAAGTGTCAGAGGATGGTGAGGAGCGACACAGCCGTCCACCTCTCCTATAAGAACTGCACCAGCGTCCAGGCCTACAAGCCTCGCTACTGTGGCTCCTGCACAGACGGCCGCTGCTGCACCCCCCACAGAACCAAGACTGCCGTGGTGGAGTTCCAGTGTGCCAACGGTAAAACCACCAGGAAACCAGTCATGGCCATCCTGACCTGTGCCTGCCACAGCCATTGCCCCCGAGACAATGCTGTGTGGCAGCCATCCGAGCTGGGATACAGCGGTTATAGGTCATAA